A single genomic interval of Cupriavidus sp. MP-37 harbors:
- a CDS encoding amidohydrolase family protein: MVPNTNTIHATNAPAGALLIRNAAAVMTGRAGTAARAGAADIRIRDGRIAEIGASLPRQDGEAVLDASGCVIYPGWVNTHHHLFQNLLKAVPSGMNAGLEQWLASVAYPRLARFSPEIFRTAVRLGMAELLLSGTTTCADHHYLYHHGHGAETGDVLFEVAEELGMRLVLCRGGAIQSASDHPGMRATALVPETLDEMLADIERLKTRYHDASPDGLRRVVVAPTTPTFSLPPALLRELAAFGRGVDLRLHSHLSETDNYVRFCREKYQCTPVQFVADHDWLGPDVWFAHLVTVNPEEIRMLAVTNTGMAHCPVSNARLGSGIAPVRAMADAGVPVSLGVDGVASNESGSMVHEANFAWLVHRALGGAAQTRVEEVIHWGTAGGAQVLGLPGIGTLAPGQSADLAIYDVSGLRFHGFHDIGTAPVAAGEPTPVRDVLVRGRQVVRDGAVVGLDLEKLRREAREALATLVD, from the coding sequence ATGGTGCCTAACACCAACACCATCCACGCCACCAACGCGCCGGCCGGCGCCCTGCTGATCCGCAACGCCGCCGCCGTGATGACCGGCCGCGCCGGCACTGCCGCGCGCGCGGGCGCCGCCGACATCCGCATCCGCGACGGCCGCATCGCCGAGATCGGCGCCAGCCTGCCGCGCCAGGACGGCGAAGCCGTGCTCGACGCCAGCGGCTGCGTAATCTATCCAGGCTGGGTCAACACCCATCACCATCTGTTCCAGAACCTGCTGAAGGCCGTGCCCAGCGGCATGAACGCCGGACTCGAGCAATGGCTCGCGTCGGTCGCCTACCCGCGCCTGGCGCGCTTCAGCCCCGAGATCTTCCGCACCGCGGTGCGGCTGGGCATGGCGGAGCTGCTGCTGTCCGGCACCACCACCTGCGCCGATCACCACTACCTGTATCACCACGGCCACGGCGCGGAAACCGGCGACGTGCTGTTCGAGGTGGCGGAAGAGCTCGGCATGCGCCTGGTGCTGTGCCGCGGCGGCGCGATCCAGTCAGCCTCGGATCATCCCGGCATGCGCGCAACAGCCCTGGTGCCCGAAACGCTGGACGAAATGCTGGCCGACATCGAACGGCTGAAAACGCGCTACCACGACGCCTCACCCGACGGCCTGCGCCGCGTGGTGGTGGCACCGACGACACCGACCTTCTCGCTACCGCCCGCGCTGCTGCGCGAACTCGCCGCCTTTGGCCGGGGCGTGGACCTGCGCCTGCATTCGCACCTGTCCGAGACCGACAACTACGTCAGGTTCTGCCGCGAGAAATACCAGTGCACGCCGGTGCAGTTCGTCGCCGACCACGACTGGCTGGGACCGGATGTCTGGTTCGCCCACCTCGTCACGGTGAATCCCGAAGAAATCCGCATGCTGGCCGTAACCAACACCGGCATGGCGCATTGCCCGGTCAGCAACGCACGGCTCGGCAGCGGCATCGCGCCGGTGCGGGCGATGGCGGATGCGGGCGTGCCGGTATCGCTTGGGGTGGATGGAGTCGCGTCGAATGAATCGGGCAGCATGGTGCACGAGGCCAATTTCGCCTGGCTGGTGCATCGCGCGCTGGGCGGTGCCGCGCAAACGCGCGTCGAGGAAGTGATTCACTGGGGCACTGCAGGCGGAGCGCAGGTACTTGGGCTGCCCGGCATCGGCACGCTCGCGCCCGGGCAATCGGCGGACCTGGCGATCTATGACGTCAGCGGGCTGCGGTTCCATGGGTTCCATGACATCGGCACGGCACCGGTCGCGGCTGGAGAGCCGACGCCGGTTAGGGATGTGCTGGTGCGGGGGAGGCAGGTGGTGCGCGATGGGGCGGTGGTGGGGCTGGATCTGGAAAAGCTGAGGCGGGAGGCGCGGGAGGCGTTGGCGACGTTGGTCGACTGA
- a CDS encoding type VI secretion system Vgr family protein, giving the protein MDPARFHQQLFSSTHRLYALDGEGALAELAMEAWLGREAISALFEWRIVAVSANPDIALDSLLGQRITLQTTLAGGSQSRRTGLIRQAEKLGADGSLARYRLTVVPWLWLTTQQRHSQVFQNRKLDSIIEAVLQDYAPYAQWRYAAGAEARIAAFGERDHIAQFRETDYQFLSRLLAEAGLGYTVVEDNEAPFGHAVVIFADSAQLPEDPESAAGGGIRYHRAHSQESADAIQQLICETRAAVGGVAVGAWDPEGKRTIRGHAPARFGVFSGQAASPDPYLSVSLSLAPDTASALRVAEQVMEAIEARALVFTGSASVRTLRSGTRLSVIGCPHLPPQEDDTAAYPLLLDAVEHCGINNLAVETRAALADRMGPLEAALRFDTPPPAPDAAAITAGLMHSFVDDAAERLVPTPALLAAAREHGHAARFRAFDARRPWRAAVLAGDCPRLYSRSTPLGVHTAIVVGPDGQTEADGNAEHHASPRGHIRVRFSWQRGERADDRSSRWVRVAQRQAGAGMGWQWLPRIGQEVLVKFADNDIDQPFVIGALYNGQGEAGIAPTPGGKSMAATTFSQPYDASGIYAMGSDSQPSAQGNLAGGNSPGWHGMGADPEGHRNDAALTGFKSQEHGGKGYNQLVFDDTDDQLRTQLATTEQATQLNLGHVIHQQDNRRGSFRGQGFELRTDGHVAIRGRAGLLLTTYRDAVTGRVLPTGDNAAGIALLRQAGDLVRTLSDGAITHQAQALSTGKDDAAPLAKQAKAAAGMVDGQSLDAAVDDATCGNTSTPGKVPHQGEPMVHLNGRAGVAMVAGQDLQLAIGESVVLASGQDNNVAVAGQGRIHAGQAIGVAAGLSSPGEGNVGLQLTAGQDDIDLQAQHDLLKLAAREDLTIVSANMHVDFAAAKRIRIATAGGAAITIEGGNITFECPGPITYKAAQRIFEAGVRHDYPLPMAPATPWEIPGSFPYS; this is encoded by the coding sequence ATGGATCCTGCACGCTTCCACCAACAGCTGTTTTCCTCTACCCATCGCCTGTATGCCCTCGACGGTGAAGGCGCACTGGCCGAACTGGCAATGGAAGCCTGGCTCGGCCGCGAGGCCATCTCTGCGCTGTTTGAGTGGCGCATCGTGGCGGTCAGCGCCAACCCCGATATCGCGCTGGACAGCCTGCTCGGCCAGCGCATCACGCTGCAAACGACGCTCGCAGGCGGCAGCCAGTCACGCCGTACCGGCCTGATCCGGCAGGCCGAGAAACTCGGCGCTGACGGCAGCCTCGCGCGCTACCGCCTGACCGTGGTGCCCTGGCTGTGGCTGACCACGCAGCAGCGCCACAGCCAGGTGTTCCAGAACCGCAAGCTCGACAGCATCATCGAAGCCGTTCTGCAGGACTACGCGCCGTACGCGCAGTGGCGCTATGCCGCCGGCGCCGAAGCCCGCATCGCCGCGTTCGGCGAACGCGACCACATCGCGCAATTCCGCGAGACCGACTACCAGTTCCTGTCACGCCTGCTGGCCGAAGCCGGGTTGGGCTATACCGTGGTGGAAGATAACGAGGCGCCCTTCGGCCATGCCGTGGTGATCTTTGCCGACAGCGCGCAATTGCCCGAAGATCCCGAGTCAGCGGCCGGCGGCGGCATCCGCTATCACCGTGCACATAGCCAGGAATCGGCTGACGCCATCCAGCAGTTGATCTGCGAAACCCGTGCCGCGGTCGGCGGCGTCGCGGTGGGCGCGTGGGATCCCGAAGGCAAGCGCACCATCCGTGGCCACGCGCCGGCGCGCTTCGGCGTCTTTTCAGGCCAGGCCGCCAGCCCCGATCCTTATCTGTCCGTCAGTCTGTCGCTGGCGCCGGACACGGCCAGCGCACTGCGCGTCGCCGAGCAGGTGATGGAAGCTATCGAAGCCCGCGCGCTGGTGTTCACCGGCAGCGCTTCCGTACGCACCCTGCGCAGCGGCACACGACTGAGCGTCATCGGCTGCCCCCACCTGCCGCCGCAGGAAGACGATACGGCGGCGTATCCGCTGCTGCTCGACGCGGTCGAGCACTGCGGCATCAACAATCTCGCCGTGGAAACGCGCGCCGCGCTCGCCGACCGGATGGGGCCGCTGGAAGCGGCGTTGCGCTTCGACACGCCGCCGCCGGCGCCGGATGCCGCGGCAATCACCGCCGGCCTGATGCACAGCTTCGTCGACGACGCGGCCGAGCGGCTGGTGCCGACCCCAGCCCTGCTGGCGGCGGCTCGGGAACATGGCCATGCGGCGCGCTTCCGTGCCTTCGACGCGCGCCGTCCTTGGCGCGCCGCCGTGCTGGCGGGCGACTGCCCGCGCCTCTATAGCCGGTCCACCCCGCTGGGCGTGCATACCGCAATCGTGGTCGGCCCGGACGGCCAGACCGAGGCCGACGGCAACGCCGAACACCACGCCAGCCCGCGCGGCCACATCCGCGTGCGCTTCTCCTGGCAGCGCGGCGAGCGCGCCGACGACCGCAGCAGCCGCTGGGTACGCGTGGCGCAGCGGCAAGCCGGTGCGGGCATGGGCTGGCAATGGCTACCGCGCATCGGCCAGGAGGTGCTGGTCAAGTTTGCGGACAACGATATCGACCAGCCGTTCGTGATCGGCGCGCTGTACAACGGCCAGGGCGAAGCCGGCATCGCACCCACGCCGGGCGGCAAGTCGATGGCCGCCACCACGTTCTCGCAGCCGTATGACGCCAGCGGCATCTATGCAATGGGCTCCGATAGTCAGCCAAGCGCGCAAGGCAACCTCGCAGGCGGCAACAGCCCGGGGTGGCACGGCATGGGCGCCGATCCGGAAGGCCACCGCAACGACGCCGCGCTGACCGGGTTCAAGAGTCAGGAACATGGCGGCAAGGGCTACAACCAGCTGGTGTTCGACGACACCGACGACCAGCTGCGCACGCAACTCGCCACCACCGAACAAGCCACGCAGCTCAATCTGGGCCACGTGATCCACCAGCAGGACAATCGCCGCGGCAGCTTCCGGGGGCAAGGGTTCGAGTTGCGCACCGACGGCCACGTCGCGATACGCGGCCGGGCCGGGCTATTGCTGACGACCTATCGCGATGCCGTCACGGGCCGCGTGCTGCCGACTGGCGACAACGCTGCAGGCATCGCGCTGTTGCGGCAGGCGGGGGATCTGGTCAGGACGCTGAGCGACGGCGCGATCACGCACCAGGCCCAGGCACTGTCTACTGGCAAGGATGACGCGGCGCCGCTGGCGAAACAAGCCAAGGCCGCAGCCGGCATGGTTGATGGGCAATCCCTCGATGCCGCGGTGGATGACGCGACTTGCGGCAATACCAGCACGCCAGGCAAGGTGCCGCACCAGGGCGAGCCGATGGTCCACCTCAACGGCAGGGCTGGCGTGGCTATGGTCGCGGGCCAGGACTTGCAGCTCGCCATCGGCGAAAGCGTCGTGCTGGCCAGCGGGCAGGACAACAACGTCGCCGTCGCGGGGCAGGGACGCATTCATGCGGGACAGGCGATCGGCGTGGCGGCGGGATTGTCTTCGCCCGGCGAGGGCAACGTCGGGCTGCAGCTGACTGCGGGCCAGGATGATATCGATCTCCAGGCGCAGCATGACTTGCTGAAGCTGGCGGCGCGAGAGGACCTGACGATTGTCTCGGCAAATATGCATGTGGACTTTGCTGCGGCCAAGCGCATTCGTATTGCGACGGCTGGCGGGGCTGCCATCACGATTGAGGGGGGCAATATCACCTTCGAATGTCCGGGGCCGATTACCTACAAGGCAGCGCAGAGGATTTTCGAGGCAGGCGTCCGCCACGACTATCCGCTGCCGATGGCACCGGCGACTCCATGGGAGATACCCGGTTCCTTCCCATACTCCTGA
- a CDS encoding M23 family metallopeptidase encodes MIISYPILTMPPAGNAMEESEDAWLARLLAESDDPKGAYPARMVGNTYCWHGGLHVGANAATPVRAIADGTIVAYRLAPNTEIYEGQPYDTSFVLLRHQTETGAATPLVFYSLYMNLVAAEHLHGRIDTLPACYRTRTSPDARVPDDPKKAKVYRRDILGYPGSQHQAGRSGFHFEIFCTDEALAGFFRDSSLITEKGSADIYGDIHFVIPEGKSFVAAHPRLPKGNGVWRTADKDGNSMFPSGTAGSNAGQPLYVSVRLEKDKRITTTRVRTAHGQYREIGRVVQPGYAYAMLALAEALYPDNPSAGLEWLTFGRVLSEERTRHTDNWQLMPYAPGSAGYIDLSQAGIVRLSDADFPHWLGWKKVEEGTMLSPGDAIVDEPATLQMLSDNGDAGKAALRHLVVKHPTEWDVSDLDVRFARLRKPGMPLVSEDSWQRFKEQAQKLAFWQHTGLQRAVWHFHPLQFIHHMRRALWLSVDELRQAVPARMLRGLGAGIPAKIVYEAAQNSAGKLIASHYKQFNTMWRKYGVTTRPRLAAFLGNSVQETIWLSTLVEVGGGNNWYAPWYGRGALQLTHPGNYIGYWKFRGRNIDTSLSTMLATAHENASKLRSNVPLHAVEARIPDAVARWRGEIVDKHYEAADSAGYYWLLNRANEEADEYTPNKRRTFNIHFSSRLKKREPYVFYENVSFRRVACTVNLPDHLGRDNPALNGLVDRYHAYAYAQVLLFEHPTFPDGAGMEQIKPEDYGWKN; translated from the coding sequence ATGATCATCAGCTATCCCATTCTTACAATGCCGCCGGCAGGCAACGCCATGGAAGAGTCGGAGGACGCCTGGCTGGCGCGGCTGCTGGCCGAGTCAGACGACCCGAAGGGCGCGTATCCGGCCCGCATGGTCGGCAACACGTACTGTTGGCACGGCGGTCTGCATGTCGGTGCCAATGCGGCCACGCCGGTTCGCGCCATCGCAGATGGCACCATCGTGGCCTACCGGCTGGCACCCAATACCGAAATTTATGAAGGGCAGCCCTATGACACCAGTTTCGTGCTGCTGCGCCATCAGACCGAAACCGGCGCCGCCACGCCATTGGTGTTCTATTCGCTGTACATGAACCTGGTCGCCGCCGAGCATTTGCACGGTCGTATCGACACGCTGCCGGCGTGCTACCGAACCCGTACCAGCCCGGACGCGCGGGTGCCGGACGATCCCAAGAAAGCCAAGGTCTACCGACGCGACATACTGGGCTATCCGGGAAGCCAGCACCAGGCCGGGCGCAGTGGCTTCCATTTCGAGATCTTCTGTACCGACGAGGCACTGGCTGGGTTTTTCCGCGACAGCAGCCTCATCACGGAAAAGGGCAGCGCCGATATCTACGGCGACATTCACTTCGTTATCCCGGAAGGCAAGTCATTTGTAGCGGCGCATCCGCGCTTGCCCAAGGGCAATGGGGTATGGCGGACGGCGGACAAGGATGGCAACTCGATGTTTCCGTCTGGCACGGCGGGAAGCAATGCCGGGCAACCGCTCTATGTCAGCGTCCGTCTGGAGAAGGACAAGCGCATCACCACCACACGCGTACGCACGGCGCATGGCCAGTACCGCGAAATCGGCCGGGTCGTGCAGCCGGGTTATGCCTATGCCATGCTGGCTCTCGCGGAGGCGCTGTATCCGGACAACCCAAGCGCCGGACTGGAGTGGCTTACCTTCGGGCGTGTGCTGAGCGAAGAGCGCACCCGCCACACCGACAATTGGCAATTGATGCCCTATGCGCCTGGCTCGGCGGGCTATATAGACCTGTCGCAGGCCGGCATCGTGCGGTTGTCTGACGCGGACTTCCCGCACTGGTTGGGCTGGAAGAAGGTCGAGGAAGGTACGATGCTGAGTCCGGGCGATGCCATCGTCGACGAGCCGGCGACGCTACAGATGCTGAGCGACAACGGCGATGCGGGCAAGGCGGCGCTGCGTCATCTGGTGGTCAAGCATCCGACTGAATGGGATGTCTCTGACCTGGACGTACGCTTTGCGCGCCTGCGCAAACCGGGGATGCCGCTGGTTTCGGAGGACAGCTGGCAGCGGTTCAAGGAACAGGCGCAGAAGCTGGCATTCTGGCAGCACACAGGATTGCAGCGTGCGGTATGGCATTTCCATCCGCTGCAATTCATTCATCATATGCGTAGGGCGCTGTGGCTTAGTGTTGATGAGCTCAGGCAGGCTGTGCCGGCGAGGATGTTGCGAGGCCTTGGGGCAGGGATTCCGGCCAAGATAGTTTATGAAGCAGCACAGAATTCGGCCGGGAAGTTGATCGCATCCCACTACAAGCAGTTCAATACCATGTGGCGAAAATATGGAGTGACTACGCGGCCGCGTCTTGCCGCGTTCTTAGGGAACTCGGTACAAGAAACGATCTGGCTCAGTACTTTGGTAGAGGTCGGTGGAGGGAACAATTGGTATGCGCCATGGTATGGGCGGGGAGCTTTGCAGCTTACTCATCCAGGGAATTACATCGGGTACTGGAAGTTCCGGGGGCGTAACATCGACACCTCGCTCAGCACGATGCTTGCCACTGCTCATGAAAACGCAAGCAAGCTACGCAGCAACGTGCCGCTTCACGCTGTGGAGGCTCGCATACCAGATGCTGTGGCAAGGTGGCGCGGTGAGATAGTGGACAAGCATTATGAGGCCGCGGACAGCGCTGGCTACTATTGGTTATTGAACCGGGCTAACGAAGAGGCCGACGAATACACCCCTAACAAGAGACGGACCTTCAACATTCATTTCAGCAGCCGGCTAAAGAAACGAGAGCCGTATGTGTTCTACGAAAATGTGTCGTTCCGGCGAGTGGCTTGCACCGTTAACCTGCCGGATCATTTGGGGCGGGATAATCCCGCGTTGAACGGCCTTGTGGATAGGTATCACGCCTACGCCTATGCGCAAGTATTGCTGTTCGAGCATCCGACCTTTCCCGATGGTGCTGGCATGGAGCAAATCAAACCGGAGGACTATGGATGGAAAAATTGA
- a CDS encoding TRAP transporter large permease subunit, whose protein sequence is MEHTAEAIAPALPAPSAAAACWRRLLACMVEVPAALIVLAEILLLGGGAFARYALHQPVPWTDELASILFLWLAMLGAIIALDRGSHMQLTTFIKNLPPARRAWVDALGMWLVVAFLSLLLRPAWEHLTEHLEVSTPTLEISEGYRAAAVLVGIVLMLVAAILRLLAAHWKPVLATGLMVAVCSGVLWLLSPTLMTLGNANLVIFFLLMLVACVAIGVPIAFAFGLATLCYLSLSTATPLSIIPNRMQEGMSHLILLAVPLFVFLGALIEMTGLARAMIHFLVSLIGHLRGGLQYVLLGAMYIVSGISGAKAADMAAVAPSLFPEMKRRGARDGDLIGLLSASGAMSETIPPSIVLITVGSVTGVSITSLFIGGLMPAAVGLVMMSLVVWFQTRKEDMSRVPRPSRPVIVKALLVALPALALPIIIRTAVVEGVATATEVSTIGIFYAVLAGILVYRRFEWRRVYPMLLDTAALSGAILLIVGCATAMAWALTQSGFAQDLVRILSSVPGGKTGFLLVSALAFVILGSLLEGIPAIVLFGPLLFPIAKLVGVHEVHYAMVVIFAMGLGLFAPPFGVGFYAACAIGRVSPDVAMPRVWPHMAALFVALVLLTLVPWFSIGFL, encoded by the coding sequence ATGGAGCACACCGCTGAAGCCATTGCGCCAGCGCTCCCGGCGCCATCAGCCGCCGCGGCCTGTTGGCGCCGCCTGCTGGCCTGCATGGTGGAGGTGCCGGCCGCGCTGATCGTGCTGGCAGAGATCCTGCTGCTGGGCGGCGGTGCCTTCGCGCGCTACGCGCTGCACCAGCCGGTCCCATGGACGGATGAACTGGCCAGCATCCTGTTCCTGTGGCTGGCGATGCTCGGCGCCATCATCGCGCTGGACCGCGGCAGCCACATGCAACTGACCACCTTTATCAAGAACCTGCCGCCCGCCAGGCGCGCCTGGGTCGACGCGCTCGGCATGTGGCTGGTGGTGGCGTTCCTGTCGCTGTTGCTGCGGCCGGCGTGGGAGCATCTGACCGAGCACCTCGAGGTGTCGACGCCGACGCTGGAGATCAGCGAAGGCTACCGCGCCGCCGCGGTGCTGGTCGGGATCGTGCTGATGCTGGTTGCGGCGATCTTGCGCCTGCTTGCGGCGCACTGGAAACCGGTGCTGGCGACCGGCCTGATGGTGGCAGTGTGTAGTGGCGTGCTTTGGCTGCTGTCGCCCACGCTGATGACGCTCGGCAATGCCAACCTGGTGATCTTCTTCCTGCTGATGCTGGTTGCATGCGTGGCCATCGGCGTACCGATCGCCTTCGCCTTCGGCCTGGCAACGCTGTGCTACCTGTCGCTGTCGACGGCCACGCCGCTGTCCATCATCCCGAACCGCATGCAGGAGGGCATGTCGCACCTGATTCTGTTGGCGGTGCCGCTATTCGTCTTCCTGGGCGCGCTGATCGAGATGACCGGCCTGGCGCGGGCGATGATCCACTTCCTGGTCAGCCTGATCGGCCATTTGCGCGGCGGCCTGCAGTATGTGCTGCTGGGCGCGATGTACATCGTCTCCGGCATCTCGGGCGCGAAGGCCGCCGACATGGCTGCCGTGGCGCCAAGCCTGTTCCCGGAAATGAAGCGGCGTGGCGCCAGGGACGGCGACCTGATCGGTCTGCTGTCGGCATCGGGCGCGATGTCGGAAACCATCCCGCCCAGCATCGTGCTGATCACGGTGGGATCGGTGACCGGGGTATCGATCACGTCGCTGTTCATCGGTGGCCTGATGCCCGCCGCGGTAGGGTTGGTGATGATGTCCCTGGTGGTCTGGTTCCAGACCCGCAAGGAAGACATGAGCCGCGTGCCACGGCCGTCGCGCCCGGTGATCGTGAAAGCCCTGCTGGTTGCGCTGCCGGCACTGGCGCTGCCCATCATCATTCGCACGGCGGTGGTCGAGGGGGTGGCTACCGCGACCGAGGTGTCTACGATCGGCATTTTCTACGCGGTGCTGGCCGGGATCCTGGTGTATCGCCGGTTCGAGTGGCGGCGGGTCTATCCGATGCTGCTGGATACGGCGGCGTTGTCCGGTGCGATTCTGCTGATCGTCGGCTGTGCCACGGCGATGGCGTGGGCGCTGACGCAGTCCGGCTTTGCGCAGGACCTGGTGCGGATTCTGTCGTCCGTTCCCGGTGGCAAGACCGGTTTCCTGCTGGTATCGGCGCTGGCCTTTGTCATCCTCGGCAGCTTGCTGGAAGGTATTCCCGCCATTGTGTTGTTCGGGCCGTTGCTGTTTCCCATTGCCAAGCTGGTTGGCGTGCATGAGGTGCATTACGCCATGGTGGTGATTTTTGCGATGGGCCTGGGCCTGTTCGCGCCGCCCTTTGGCGTGGGGTTTTATGCCGCCTGTGCGATCGGGCGGGTGTCGCCTGACGTGGCGATGCCGCGGGTGTGGCCGCATATGGCGGCGTTGTTTGTGGCGCTGGTGCTGTTGACGTTGGTGCCTTGGTTTTCGATCGGGTTTCTGTGA
- a CDS encoding IS481 family transposase has protein sequence MPWSQTTVKQQREEFVRLARQADANIAELCRRFCISRKTGYKWLNREDLDDRTRRPHSSPGRTPAAVEEGVLAIRAEHSAWGARKIARVLERDHCVQIAPSTVNWVLRRHGLIDPAASSAATAWQRFEHDRPNALWQIDFKGHFATDTQRCHPLTVLDDHSRFNVLLRALGNEQFESVQEALEKAFARYGLPERINADNGPPWGSPVPRALTTLGAWLIRLGVRLSHSRPRHPQTNGKDERFHRTMQAELLANQRFRDLDDAQHHFSHWRHVYNFKRPHHALDMETPASRYAPSPRTMPRELPPIEYGSDDIVRKVGDGGRICFRGKTFRVGRALVGTPVALRPRVDLDGTFDVYFCHQKVATIDLQEAN, from the coding sequence TTGCCCTGGAGCCAAACCACCGTGAAGCAGCAAAGAGAAGAGTTCGTCCGCCTGGCACGCCAGGCGGACGCCAATATTGCGGAGCTTTGCCGCCGCTTCTGCATCAGTCGCAAGACCGGTTACAAGTGGTTGAACCGAGAGGATCTGGACGACCGAACTCGGCGGCCACATAGCTCTCCCGGCCGAACGCCAGCTGCCGTCGAAGAGGGCGTGCTAGCGATCCGAGCCGAACATTCGGCCTGGGGCGCCCGCAAGATCGCACGCGTACTGGAGCGTGACCACTGCGTCCAAATCGCCCCGAGCACAGTCAATTGGGTGCTGCGCCGCCATGGCTTGATCGATCCGGCCGCCAGCTCGGCCGCTACAGCCTGGCAGCGCTTCGAGCACGACCGGCCCAATGCACTATGGCAAATTGACTTTAAAGGCCACTTCGCTACCGACACGCAGCGGTGCCACCCACTCACGGTCTTGGACGATCACTCCCGGTTCAATGTGCTGCTCAGGGCCTTGGGCAACGAACAGTTTGAATCCGTACAGGAAGCGTTAGAGAAGGCTTTTGCGCGCTATGGGCTGCCCGAGCGCATCAATGCAGACAACGGCCCGCCCTGGGGTTCTCCAGTGCCCCGTGCACTTACCACGTTGGGTGCTTGGCTGATCCGCCTGGGGGTGCGGCTCAGTCATAGCCGACCTCGCCATCCGCAGACCAACGGTAAGGACGAGCGCTTCCATCGAACCATGCAGGCAGAGCTGTTGGCCAACCAGCGCTTCCGGGATCTGGACGATGCGCAGCATCACTTCAGCCATTGGCGCCACGTGTACAACTTCAAGCGCCCACACCACGCCCTGGATATGGAGACACCCGCAAGCCGCTATGCGCCTAGTCCACGGACGATGCCGCGCGAGCTCCCGCCTATCGAGTACGGCAGCGATGACATCGTGCGAAAGGTAGGCGACGGTGGGCGCATCTGCTTCCGAGGAAAGACGTTCCGGGTCGGACGAGCCTTGGTCGGAACGCCCGTAGCGCTGCGCCCTCGCGTGGATTTGGACGGCACCTTTGATGTCTACTTCTGCCATCAGAAGGTGGCCACAATAGACCTACAGGAGGCCAATTAA
- a CDS encoding DUF4258 domain-containing protein, producing the protein METSNIVFVPHARERMSLRMINDPMVLEALRKGVISRDPEPDMRAPGLRCVMERYVSGINVGVVVLVDYPASDLTVITVMDVTKR; encoded by the coding sequence ATGGAAACGTCGAACATCGTGTTCGTGCCTCATGCGCGAGAGCGAATGTCGCTGCGGATGATCAACGACCCGATGGTTCTCGAAGCGCTTCGTAAAGGCGTCATCTCGCGTGACCCGGAGCCCGACATGCGGGCACCCGGTCTTCGCTGCGTGATGGAACGCTATGTTTCGGGAATCAACGTTGGCGTCGTTGTTCTGGTCGATTACCCCGCGTCCGACTTGACGGTCATTACGGTGATGGATGTGACCAAAAGGTAA